One window of the Tetragenococcus koreensis genome contains the following:
- a CDS encoding DgaE family pyridoxal phosphate-dependent ammonia lyase — MTISYEKFALKEVINASGKMTILGVSKVSDAVLEAQRFGGQHFFEMEKLGTHTGKYLADLLQVEDAQIVSSASAGIAQSVAAIIGQGDVYHAYHPYTEKIKKREIILPKGHNVDYGTPVEVMVAQGGGELVEAGYANMCTPEHLEMMVTENTAAILYIKSHHTVQKSMLSVEEAAAVARQKELPLIVDAAAEEDLFKYSQAGADVVIYSGAKAIEGPSAGLVIGKKDYIDWVRLQGKGIGRAMKIGKDNILGFTQAVEDYLSQGSEAGESMKKRLQPFVAEINQIKNLEATVVQDGAGRDIYRASVKVTGDKEAKQVISELKAENPAVYTREYQANNGIIEFDIRSVNEEEMTKIVKRLQQVMKEGD; from the coding sequence ATGACAATTAGTTATGAAAAGTTTGCGTTAAAAGAAGTGATTAATGCCTCTGGAAAGATGACGATTTTAGGGGTTTCTAAGGTATCTGATGCTGTACTAGAAGCGCAGCGTTTTGGCGGACAGCACTTTTTTGAAATGGAAAAATTAGGGACCCATACGGGGAAATATTTAGCCGACTTATTACAGGTAGAGGATGCGCAGATTGTTTCTTCAGCCTCTGCGGGGATTGCGCAATCCGTGGCTGCGATCATTGGTCAAGGCGATGTTTATCATGCCTACCATCCATATACAGAAAAGATCAAAAAACGGGAAATTATCCTGCCTAAAGGCCATAATGTTGACTATGGCACGCCGGTAGAAGTCATGGTCGCACAAGGGGGAGGCGAACTCGTTGAAGCTGGCTATGCGAATATGTGCACCCCAGAGCATCTGGAGATGATGGTCACTGAAAATACAGCGGCGATCCTTTATATTAAAAGCCACCATACCGTCCAAAAAAGCATGCTTTCTGTGGAAGAAGCGGCGGCTGTGGCTAGACAAAAGGAGCTTCCCTTAATCGTAGACGCGGCGGCTGAAGAGGATCTGTTTAAATATAGTCAAGCCGGAGCTGATGTGGTTATTTATTCCGGAGCTAAAGCCATCGAAGGGCCCAGTGCTGGCTTAGTCATTGGGAAGAAAGATTATATTGACTGGGTTCGTTTGCAAGGCAAAGGTATTGGACGGGCCATGAAAATCGGGAAAGATAATATTTTAGGCTTTACTCAAGCGGTGGAAGACTATTTATCCCAAGGCAGCGAAGCTGGGGAATCAATGAAAAAACGGCTACAGCCCTTTGTCGCTGAAATCAATCAAATTAAGAACCTAGAAGCAACCGTTGTTCAAGACGGGGCAGGTAGAGATATCTATCGCGCAAGCGTCAAAGTTACTGGGGATAAAGAGGCAAAGCAAGTGATTTCTGAATTAAAAGCAGAGAATCCGGCGGTCTATACACGAGAATATCAAGCCAATAATGGCATTATTGAATTTGATATCCGCTCGGTGAATGAAGAAGAAATGACAAAAATTGTGAAGCGATTA